Below is a window of Nitrospinota bacterium DNA.
TTGAGACCGGGTACATTTATATGCGGGGAGAGTTCAGCGACCTGAGTTTTATCATGGACAAGGCGCTTGAAGAGGCGCGGGCCAAAGGCTATCTGGGTAAAAATATTATGGGAACCGGATTCAATCTGGATATCCACACTCACCTTGGTGCCGGTGCCTATATTTGCGGCGAGGAGTCTGCTCTGCTCAATTCCCTTGAAGGGGGTCGGGGTGAACCGAGAATGAAGCCTCCTTTTCCCGCTGTTGAGGGGTTATATGCCAAGCCAACAGTTATTAATAATGTCGAAACACTTTGTGCTGTTCCTTATATCGTCGACGAAGGCGCAGAGAAATATGCCTCAATGGGAACCGAAAAGAGCAAGGGCACCAAGCTGGTCAGTGTGTCCGGGCATGTAAAGCGACCGGCTAACTATGAAGTGGTGCTTGGTACTTCGACCCGGGAAATCATTTATGATCTGGCTGGTGGAATTCGTGATGACAATGAACTGAAAGCATTCATACCTGGCGGTTCATCGGTTCCAATGCTTCCTGCAGATAAGGTTGACGTTGGTTATGACTATGAGTCCCTTGCAACAGCGGGCAGTATGTTGGGTTCGGGAGCGTTGATCGTTATCGATAATAAAGCCAATATTGTTGAGAGTACCCTGCGTTTGATCAGTTTTTATATGCACGAATCGTGTGGCAAATGCACCCCATGCAGAGAAGGGACCCGATGGCTCCATCAAATTGTTGAACGTATTTTGCAGAACAGAGGACAACTGGAACACATCAATAAGCTGGAAGATATTTGTGACAACATGGCATTCAAGACGTTTTGTCCGCTTGCAGATGCTTGTGTGGCTCCTGTTGTGAGCAGTATCAAGTATTTTCGATCTGAGTATGAAGAGTATTTTAAAAACGCGCCGGTAGGCTCGGTATGAGGGGATTATGTCTGAAGAGGTAACATTAACAATTGACGGAAAGTCGGTCACGGTTCCTAAAGGTACCAAGGTGGTGGATGCGGCAAAGCAGGTAGATGTTGAAATCCCTGTTTTCTGTTATCACGAAAAGATAGGTCCGCTTGGCTGTTGCAGAATGTGTCTTGTGGAAGTTGAGAAGATGCCGAAACTGATGACTGCCTGCACGATGGATGTCATGCCGGATATGGTTGTCAAAACCACCACTGACAAGGTGGAAAAAGCACAGAAGGGTGTCTTGGAGTTCACTTTGCTCAACCACCCTCTGGACTGCCCGGTCTGTGACAAGGGCGGCGAATGTCCCTTGCAGGATAACACCTTCAAGTATGGCCCCCCTGATACACGTATGGAATTCCACAGGCATAATAATGCCAAGGCCACTCCTCTCAGCCCGGTGATCACCATTGACCGGGAACGGTGCATTGCCTGTCAAAGGTGCACGGCTTATAGTGAGCGGATTGAACAGGACCGCGGACTGGTCATGTTGAACCGCGGTTTCCATAATGAAGTCGGCACATTTAATAATGAACCCTATGATAATCGATTCTCAGGAAATGTTATTGATATTTGTCCCGTTGGCGCGTTGACAAATACAGACTTCCGTTTTAAGGCCAGAACATGGGATTTGTCGAATGTTGAATCGCTTTGCGCCAATTGTGGTTGTAATTGCAATATTACAATGGGCACCCGTTTAAATGAGCTCATGCGTGTTGAAGCGAGACCTAACGATGCTGTGGACGACGGTTGGATTTGTGATAAGGGTCGATGGGGTCACCAGTTTGTTCACAGCAAAAATAAAATAACCAGTGCCAGGGAAAATAATGCAGGAGGCGGAAAGCCAACTTCTTTTCCCGTATTTCCGCATAATTGTACTATTGAGGATGCGGCTGGCAAGGTGGCCGAGGCCTTTAAAAAGATTGTCGAAGCGCATGGTCCTGAAAGTGTTGGCTTCATAGGCTCTCCTTATGGAACCAATGAGGAAAACTATCTTTACCAGAAAATGTTCCGTCAGGGACTCGGGTCGAACAATATAGACCACAAGTCTTACAAAGATACGCCTGGGCTTCCTATTGATCATTACGACATTGAGCAGATCGAAACTTCCAACGTGGTGTTGTTGATTGCCAGTGATCCAACAGAAGAACTTCCCATTGTCGATCTTAGAATCAAAAAAGCAGTGACCCATTGTGGAACCCGGTTGGTGAGCTTGAATGATCAGAAAACTGCACTGGATCGTTACTCTTCACAATCGGTGCATTACAAGGTGGGGTCTGAATCCCTGGCAGTTGATGCTTTGGCAAATGGTCTCGCTCAGGAGCTGGGAGAGCCTGCTCCCGCTCAAGGTATAGATTTGAAGGATACGGGGATTTCTGCCGAGGACATGAAGAGGCTGGTCGAGACGGTAAGGTCAAGCATGAAAATTTGTGTGATCTATAATCCTTCGGCTCTATCTGGGGATGCGGTATCAAGGGTCAAGCGTCTGCTGAAAATTATTGCCAGGGTTCCGACTATGGAATGTGGCGCTATCCCCGCGGCTCCTGCGACCAATGCGTTAGGGGCAATGGATATGGGAGTGCTTCCTGATTTTTATCCTGGTGGCTTGTCGATGAATGATCAGGAGGAGATAAAAAAACTTTGGGGAGAAGATGCTCCGGTTGAAAGTGGCAACTCAGCGCTGGAAATGATTGCCCGGGCTGAAAAAGGAGAACTGAAAGCTTTGCTGGTTCATCGTTCAAACCCATTAATAGACTTTCCTGGAGGAT
It encodes the following:
- the nuoF gene encoding NADH-quinone oxidoreductase subunit NuoF; translated protein: MTQILFKNINMKDLHTMKVYEEQGGYQSLKKAFAKKPEEIVEAVKESGLRGRGGAGFPTGLKWSFLAKDVFPRYLCCNADESEPGTCKDRELLLKNPHLLIEGMIVCSYACQIETGYIYMRGEFSDLSFIMDKALEEARAKGYLGKNIMGTGFNLDIHTHLGAGAYICGEESALLNSLEGGRGEPRMKPPFPAVEGLYAKPTVINNVETLCAVPYIVDEGAEKYASMGTEKSKGTKLVSVSGHVKRPANYEVVLGTSTREIIYDLAGGIRDDNELKAFIPGGSSVPMLPADKVDVGYDYESLATAGSMLGSGALIVIDNKANIVESTLRLISFYMHESCGKCTPCREGTRWLHQIVERILQNRGQLEHINKLEDICDNMAFKTFCPLADACVAPVVSSIKYFRSEYEEYFKNAPVGSV
- a CDS encoding molybdopterin-dependent oxidoreductase encodes the protein MSEEVTLTIDGKSVTVPKGTKVVDAAKQVDVEIPVFCYHEKIGPLGCCRMCLVEVEKMPKLMTACTMDVMPDMVVKTTTDKVEKAQKGVLEFTLLNHPLDCPVCDKGGECPLQDNTFKYGPPDTRMEFHRHNNAKATPLSPVITIDRERCIACQRCTAYSERIEQDRGLVMLNRGFHNEVGTFNNEPYDNRFSGNVIDICPVGALTNTDFRFKARTWDLSNVESLCANCGCNCNITMGTRLNELMRVEARPNDAVDDGWICDKGRWGHQFVHSKNKITSARENNAGGGKPTSFPVFPHNCTIEDAAGKVAEAFKKIVEAHGPESVGFIGSPYGTNEENYLYQKMFRQGLGSNNIDHKSYKDTPGLPIDHYDIEQIETSNVVLLIASDPTEELPIVDLRIKKAVTHCGTRLVSLNDQKTALDRYSSQSVHYKVGSESLAVDALANGLAQELGEPAPAQGIDLKDTGISAEDMKRLVETVRSSMKICVIYNPSALSGDAVSRVKRLLKIIARVPTMECGAIPAAPATNALGAMDMGVLPDFYPGGLSMNDQEEIKKLWGEDAPVESGNSALEMIARAEKGELKALLVHRSNPLIDFPGGSQVEKALRKLDLLVVHDMLETETTELAHLVLPSSGPGYDEGTTTNIGGRVQARKSALEATHAPDWKIISLMLNVLGDETGYQKALDVTAEISRKVPGYQGVSRRSIGKTGCSRESISSSDETIADQNNGAGGNGNLRLRVAKLLFAHDKILDSSSKLSHQFLTSVAHLNAEDADRLAIKEGDTVLLSVEDVTLEATASVSNRCRPGGVVVPAVSDWQGVNALVGSDGGPAWVEVRKV